From Papilio machaon chromosome 29, ilPapMach1.1, whole genome shotgun sequence, one genomic window encodes:
- the LOC106710008 gene encoding uncharacterized protein LOC106710008 isoform X1 encodes MTAQKCVVEGCNLEYDVVCSFSFYNVNTSSEGEGPRQEWIEGAMQEESECLWRHVSLQLCGYHFEMDAQGLWIDSPMLPELLTPQEQAAPLVQSASDKKGPASAGGFHAIYEQFIRGPPKAADIIRMEHNYSVDPPKKEPPENITRLNVRQLVDTLGYLSLKNLQRKQLWVVKVESDKTEASITQSEQVITKMTDTKQVIEILPNTSTTTEPIENQSEVLHIIDDANVSDNFIYEIAEEQEITMEEVKEIPISQNPEWRVNILPEESKPKYAYIKHCNSGKKKRHFTADMNEITLQGDFENYYILPDVDPSVGVEITTSYDPENYIVEEYEHLVLENRPRKRSKEDSVKRKKKKLQSVRDQVKQIQIKTEMGDWSIENSYDQDNSDDYDDKKASARVRRKNKKYLGYDFVT; translated from the exons TGTGAACACATCATCGGAGGGAGAAGGGCCGAGGCAAGAATGGATCGAAGGGGCCATGCAGGAGGAGAGCGAGTGTCTTTGGAGACACGTCAGCCTTCAACTATGCGG GTACCATTTCGAGATGGATGCCCAAGGTTTATGGATCGACTCTCCGATGTTACCAGAGTTACTGACACCTCAAGAGCAAGCAGCACCATTGGTACAGTCAGCCAGCGATAAGAAAG GGCCGGCGTCTGCGGGAGGCTTCCACGCTATATACGAACAGTTCATACGCGGCCCGCCCAAAG CTGCTGATATAATCCGTATGGAGCACAACTACAGCGTGGATCCACCGAAGAAGGAGCCACCAGAGAACATAACAAGACTCAATGTGAGACAACTGGTCGATACATTGGGTTATCT ATCTTTAAAGAACCTTCAAAGAAAACAACTCTGGGTTGTGAAGGTGGAATCAGACAAGACGGAAGCCTCCATAACACAATCGGAGCAGGTCATCACCAAGATGACGGATACCAAGCAGGTCATTGAG atATTACCAAACACATCGACCACAACAGAACCTATAGAGAACCAAAGCGAAGTCCTTCATATAATTGATGACGCTAATGTatcagataattttatatacgaaATTGCCGAGGAACAAGAAATAACAATGGAGGAGGTCAAAGAAATACCTATTTCACAAAATCCTGAATGGAGAGTGAATATTTTACCCGAAGAATCTAAGCCGAAGTAtgcttatataaaacattgcaattcaggaaaaaagaaaagacaTTTTACAGCAGATATGAACGAAATAACATTACAAGGTGATTTCGAAAATTACTACATCTTACCGGATGTTGATCCATCGGTTGGAGTTGAAATAACAACAAGTTATGATCCGGAGAATTATATTGTAGAAGAATATGAACATCTCGTGCTAGAGAACAGACCTAGGAAGAGGTCTAAAGAAGATAGCGTTaagagaaagaaaaagaagttGCAATCTGTCAGAGATCAAGTTAAACAGATACAGATTAAGACGGAAATGGGTGATTGGTCGATCGAAAATAGTTACGATCAAGATAATTCCGATGATTACGATGATAAAAAAGCATCAGCTAGAGTTagacgaaaaaataaaaaatatctcggCTACGATTTTGTCACTTAA
- the LOC106710008 gene encoding uncharacterized protein LOC106710008 isoform X2 gives MTAQKCVVEGCNLEYDVVCSFSFYNVNTSSEGEGPRQEWIEGAMQEESECLWRHVSLQLCGYHFEMDAQGLWIDSPMLPELLTPQEQAAPLVQSASDKKAADIIRMEHNYSVDPPKKEPPENITRLNVRQLVDTLGYLSLKNLQRKQLWVVKVESDKTEASITQSEQVITKMTDTKQVIEILPNTSTTTEPIENQSEVLHIIDDANVSDNFIYEIAEEQEITMEEVKEIPISQNPEWRVNILPEESKPKYAYIKHCNSGKKKRHFTADMNEITLQGDFENYYILPDVDPSVGVEITTSYDPENYIVEEYEHLVLENRPRKRSKEDSVKRKKKKLQSVRDQVKQIQIKTEMGDWSIENSYDQDNSDDYDDKKASARVRRKNKKYLGYDFVT, from the exons TGTGAACACATCATCGGAGGGAGAAGGGCCGAGGCAAGAATGGATCGAAGGGGCCATGCAGGAGGAGAGCGAGTGTCTTTGGAGACACGTCAGCCTTCAACTATGCGG GTACCATTTCGAGATGGATGCCCAAGGTTTATGGATCGACTCTCCGATGTTACCAGAGTTACTGACACCTCAAGAGCAAGCAGCACCATTGGTACAGTCAGCCAGCGATAAGAAAG CTGCTGATATAATCCGTATGGAGCACAACTACAGCGTGGATCCACCGAAGAAGGAGCCACCAGAGAACATAACAAGACTCAATGTGAGACAACTGGTCGATACATTGGGTTATCT ATCTTTAAAGAACCTTCAAAGAAAACAACTCTGGGTTGTGAAGGTGGAATCAGACAAGACGGAAGCCTCCATAACACAATCGGAGCAGGTCATCACCAAGATGACGGATACCAAGCAGGTCATTGAG atATTACCAAACACATCGACCACAACAGAACCTATAGAGAACCAAAGCGAAGTCCTTCATATAATTGATGACGCTAATGTatcagataattttatatacgaaATTGCCGAGGAACAAGAAATAACAATGGAGGAGGTCAAAGAAATACCTATTTCACAAAATCCTGAATGGAGAGTGAATATTTTACCCGAAGAATCTAAGCCGAAGTAtgcttatataaaacattgcaattcaggaaaaaagaaaagacaTTTTACAGCAGATATGAACGAAATAACATTACAAGGTGATTTCGAAAATTACTACATCTTACCGGATGTTGATCCATCGGTTGGAGTTGAAATAACAACAAGTTATGATCCGGAGAATTATATTGTAGAAGAATATGAACATCTCGTGCTAGAGAACAGACCTAGGAAGAGGTCTAAAGAAGATAGCGTTaagagaaagaaaaagaagttGCAATCTGTCAGAGATCAAGTTAAACAGATACAGATTAAGACGGAAATGGGTGATTGGTCGATCGAAAATAGTTACGATCAAGATAATTCCGATGATTACGATGATAAAAAAGCATCAGCTAGAGTTagacgaaaaaataaaaaatatctcggCTACGATTTTGTCACTTAA
- the LOC106710017 gene encoding ATP-dependent RNA helicase abstrakt: MSEEKADVAPPVKRYRRDEKSSESEEEIDNYVPYVPVKERKKQKLLKLGRLGQVAAEAAAETKSSSDNDLDDEASQEEWGRRYNVSLLDQHSELKRLAEARALSAAERQAREEQHILESVAQSKALMGVAELAKGIQYEDPIKTSWRPPRSVLDRPPEKNDLIRQQLRILVEGEDVPPPIRTFQHMKFPKGILRGLEEKGIKKPTPIQVQGIPAVLSGRDMIGIAFTGSGKTLVFILPIIMFCLEQEIKMPFIRNEGPYGLIICPSRELAKQTFDIIQHFVRHIKLCGNPEIRSCLAIGGVAVSECMEVVQRGVHIMVATPGRLMDMLDKKMVRLNVCRYLCMDEADRMIDMGFEEDVRTIFSYFAGQRQTLLFSATMPRKIQNFARSALVKPVTVNVGRAGAASLNVRQELEPVKAEARTVHLLQCLQKTPPPVLVFAERKQDVDAIHEYLLLKGVEAVAIHGGKDQEERSRAVEAFRRGEKDVLVATDVASKGLDFANIQHVINYDMPEDIENYVHRIGRTGRAGGEGVATTLLGRAADDSVLRDLVHLLREAGQKVPSFLLDMIGEPDVPIADGQGCSYCGGLGHRITECPKLEAVQNKQASNIGRRDYLANTAADY, encoded by the exons ATGTCAGAAGAAAAAGCTGACGTTGCTCCTCCTGTAAAACGTTACAGGCGCGATGAAAAGTCTTCAGAATCTGAGGAAGAGATTGATAATTATGTACCTTATGTTCCGGTAAAAGAACGTAAGAAACAGAAGTTATTAAAACTTGGCCGGCTTGGACAAGTCGCTGCGGAGGCCGCCGCGGAAACAAAGAGCTCTAGTGACAATGATTTGGACGATGAAG CATCTCAAGAGGAATGGGGTCGTAGATACAATGTCTCGCTTTTGGACCAGCATAGCGAGTTGAAGAGGCTAGCGGAGGCTAGAGCGCTATCTGCAGCTGAACGACAAGCAAGAGAGGAACAGCACATATTAGAAAGTGTTGCTCAAAGCAAGGCTTTGATGGGTGTTGCTGAACTGGCCAAAG GTATTCAATATGAGGACCCAATAAAGACATCATGGAGACCACCTCGTTCTGTATTAGATAGACCTCCGGAGAAGAATGATCTGATCAGACAACAACTTAGGATATTAGTGGAAGGGGAGGATGTACCTCCTCCTATTAGGACATTTCAGCATATGAAGTTTCCTAAAG gtaTCCTAAGAGGACTTGAAGAGAAGGGTATAAAAAAACCTACACCCATACAAGTTCAAGGTATACCAGCTGTTCTCAGCGGCAGAGATATGATAGGCATTGCTTTCACTGGCTCCGGAAAGACTTTAGTCTTCATACTTcctattataatgttttgtttggaACAAGAAATCAAAATGCCATTTATAAG AAATGAAGGACCATATGGTCTAATTATTTGTCCATCACGTGAACTTgcaaaacaaacatttgatATCATCCAACATTTTGTCAGACATATCAAGTTGTGTGGCAACCCTGAAATACGAAGTTGTTTAGCTATTGGGG GTGTGGCAGTGTCAGAATGTATGGAAGTTGTACAAAGAGGTGTTCACATAATGGTGGCAACACCTGGACGTCTAATGGACATGTTAGATAAGAAGATG GTTCGTCTCAACGTGTGTCGTTACTTATGTATGGATGAAGCTGATCGTATGATAGATATGGGCTTCGAAGAGGATGTCAGAACTATATTCTCGTATTTTGCTGGTCAAAGGCAGACGTTACTCTTCAGTGCGACTATGCCTAGGAAGATTCAGAACTTTGCTag ATCAGCTCTGGTGAAGCCTGTGACGGTGAACGTAGGGAGAGCTGGTGCTGCTTCACTGAATGTGCGCCAGGAGTTGGAGCCTGTGAAGGCTGAAGCCAGGACTGTACATCTGCTGCAGTGTCTGCAGAAGACTCCACCTCCAGTGCTGGTCTTCGCGGAGAGGAAACAAGATGTTGACGCCATTCATGAATACTTATTACTGAAAG gTGTTGAAGCGGTGGCCATTCATGGAGGCAAGGATCAGGAAGAGAGATCTCGTGCTGTGGAAGCATTCAGACGTGGGGAGAAAGACGTCCTGGTTGCTACAGATGTTGCCAGTAAAG GTCTTGACTTCGCGAACATCCAGCACGTGATAAACTACGACATGCCGGAGGACATTGAGAACTACGTACATCGTATAGGACGTACTGGACGTGCGGGCGGAGAAGGTGTCGCCACCACATTGCTCGGCCGCGCCGCTGATGACAGTGTACTGAGAGATCTCGTACATCTACTGCGAGAAGCAGGACAAAAG gtACCATCATTCTTGTTGGATATGATCGGTGAGCCGGATGTACCAATTGCTGATGGTCAGGGATGTTCATACTGCGGAGGGCTGGGCCACAGGATTACAG aatgTCCCAAACTGGAGGCTGTACAGAACAAGCAAGCTTCAAACATCGGCAGACGAGATTATCTCGCGAATACTGCAGcagattattaa